A region from the Anaerobacillus sp. CMMVII genome encodes:
- a CDS encoding glycoside hydrolase family 32 protein, whose protein sequence is MILKYKEKHRPQFHFSPEEKWMNDPNGMVFFNDEYHLFYQYHPHGTTWGPMHWGHAVSRDLICWEQLPIALYPDEHGAIFSGSAVVDWDNTSGFFEEGPGLVAIYTSADHYPDSDRPLQRQSIAFSKDNGRTWVTYEGNPVLSDENITDYRDPKVFWHHETKKWVMILATGQTVMIYTSPNLRNWEYASQFGHDSGSHDGVWECPDLFKLPIDGDENNQKWAMLVSIGDNGKSKEGSRTQYFIGDFDGTTFVNENPDERILWLDYGRDNYAGVSWSDIPKEDGRRIYIGWMSNWRYANLVPTEVWRSGMTLPRELSLTSGEEGVRLVQNPVAEIEGIRKETKVHEDLVITDTDTSYPISELTEVNIEFKKGNATSFGLVIQSSQEEKTIIHFDVAKEMLFVDRTNSGDNSFSDSFPTVQEAPLKLKDGILKLQVFIDTSSIEIFANDGEVAVTSLIFPNEAVNQLQFFSNEGITNVPILKVTELNSIWSK, encoded by the coding sequence ATGATTTTGAAATATAAAGAGAAACATCGACCACAATTTCATTTTTCTCCCGAAGAAAAATGGATGAATGACCCGAACGGCATGGTATTTTTTAATGATGAATACCACCTTTTTTATCAATATCATCCACATGGAACCACATGGGGACCGATGCACTGGGGACATGCGGTTAGTCGAGATTTAATTTGTTGGGAACAGCTTCCAATTGCGTTATACCCTGACGAGCATGGGGCAATTTTTTCAGGTAGTGCGGTTGTAGACTGGGATAATACTTCAGGCTTTTTTGAAGAGGGGCCAGGTCTAGTGGCCATTTATACGAGCGCTGATCACTATCCTGACTCAGACAGACCACTCCAACGCCAAAGCATAGCTTTTAGCAAGGATAACGGGAGAACATGGGTTACTTATGAAGGAAATCCAGTCCTTTCTGATGAAAACATTACGGATTATCGTGATCCAAAAGTGTTTTGGCATCATGAAACAAAGAAATGGGTGATGATATTAGCAACTGGTCAAACAGTCATGATTTATACATCCCCGAACTTAAGAAATTGGGAATATGCCAGTCAATTTGGTCATGATTCTGGCTCACATGATGGTGTTTGGGAATGCCCTGACTTATTTAAATTACCTATAGATGGTGATGAAAACAATCAAAAGTGGGCCATGCTCGTAAGTATTGGTGATAACGGAAAGAGTAAAGAAGGTTCTAGAACTCAATATTTTATCGGAGATTTTGATGGAACTACTTTTGTCAACGAAAATCCCGACGAAAGAATTCTATGGTTAGATTACGGCAGAGATAATTATGCAGGAGTGAGCTGGTCGGACATTCCAAAAGAAGATGGTAGACGAATATATATCGGGTGGATGAGCAATTGGCGTTATGCAAATTTAGTGCCAACAGAGGTATGGAGAAGTGGGATGACATTACCAAGGGAACTTTCGTTAACTTCAGGTGAAGAGGGAGTCCGTTTGGTACAAAATCCAGTAGCTGAAATTGAAGGTATACGTAAGGAAACAAAAGTCCATGAAGATCTTGTGATTACAGACACCGATACTTCTTATCCTATTAGTGAGTTAACAGAAGTGAATATTGAATTTAAAAAGGGAAATGCAACTTCATTTGGGCTTGTTATTCAAAGTTCTCAAGAGGAAAAGACAATTATTCATTTTGATGTAGCCAAAGAAATGTTATTTGTGGATCGGACTAATTCTGGAGATAATAGCTTTTCAGATTCATTCCCTACAGTTCAAGAAGCTCCTTTGAAATTAAAAGATGGTATTCTCAAACTCCAAGTGTTTATTGATACTTCTTCAATTGAAATTTTTGCAAACGATGGAGAAGTAGCTGTTACTAGCTTAATTTTCCCGAATGAGGCAGTGAATCAACTTCAGTTTTTTTCAAATGAAGGAATAACAAACGTGCCGATATTAAAAGTAACTGAACTTAATTCAATTTGGAGTAAATAA
- a CDS encoding carbohydrate kinase — protein MKNRSVICIGELLIDFFCTDVDIDLVEGKNFQKQAGGAPANVCATIVKLGGTALFSGKVGNDPFGHFLKRTLDEANVDTSMVVLDDKKPTTMAFVSLQKNGERDFVFNRGADAFLSEGDLDKDKLKEASILHFGSATALLSDPFQSLYLNTMKSAKTEGKFISFDPNYRSALWSSNETIFCDLVKQGVALADFVKVSDEELKIITGESELEKGILVLHQLGAKVVAVTLGKEGTMISNGMYSEIVPSISVVSVDSTGAGDAFVGATLFQLAKEENPKEVIEEFEVLKKIIFFSNIVGALVCTKVGAISAIPTIEEIEG, from the coding sequence TTGAAAAATCGTTCAGTTATCTGTATTGGAGAATTGTTAATCGATTTTTTCTGTACAGATGTGGATATTGATTTAGTGGAGGGAAAGAATTTTCAAAAGCAGGCAGGTGGAGCACCAGCGAATGTATGTGCAACAATTGTCAAGTTAGGGGGAACTGCTTTATTTAGTGGAAAAGTTGGAAATGATCCTTTTGGCCATTTTTTAAAACGTACTTTAGATGAAGCGAACGTTGATACATCGATGGTTGTATTAGATGATAAGAAACCAACGACTATGGCTTTTGTATCCTTACAAAAAAATGGGGAAAGGGATTTTGTCTTTAATAGAGGTGCTGATGCCTTTTTATCAGAGGGTGACCTCGATAAAGATAAATTAAAAGAAGCTAGCATATTACATTTCGGTTCAGCTACTGCGCTATTATCTGATCCCTTTCAATCTCTATATTTAAACACGATGAAATCAGCAAAAACGGAAGGAAAATTTATTTCATTTGACCCTAATTATCGTTCAGCCCTTTGGAGTAGTAATGAAACGATTTTTTGTGATTTAGTTAAGCAAGGTGTCGCTCTAGCGGACTTTGTTAAGGTTAGTGATGAAGAACTTAAAATCATCACAGGTGAAAGTGAATTGGAGAAAGGTATTCTAGTCCTTCATCAACTAGGAGCAAAAGTAGTAGCAGTCACCTTAGGAAAAGAAGGAACAATGATTTCAAATGGAATGTATTCAGAAATAGTGCCTAGTATTTCAGTTGTTTCGGTCGATTCAACAGGTGCTGGAGATGCATTTGTAGGCGCTACTCTTTTCCAATTGGCTAAAGAAGAGAATCCTAAGGAGGTTATAGAAGAATTTGAAGTTCTAAAAAAAATCATTTTCTTTAGTAATATTGTAGGCGCCTTAGTATGCACGAAAGTAGGTGCAATCTCTGCAATACCAACCATTGAGGAGATTGAAGGGTAG
- a CDS encoding cyclic lactone autoinducer peptide codes for MRLKKYVKAVVGCIVTVIVFIAKADISSASSLTLYQPKLPKENE; via the coding sequence ATGAGATTGAAAAAGTATGTAAAAGCAGTTGTTGGTTGTATAGTTACTGTTATTGTATTTATTGCTAAGGCCGATATAAGTTCTGCATCAAGCCTTACCCTTTATCAACCTAAACTACCTAAAGAAAATGAATAA
- a CDS encoding accessory gene regulator B family protein, which yields MTNYVSTKIAEALGEYVERKTEVDYIRYGIEIMFNGLIKLLVLLGASYLLGLFHPMLWIFSTFVVFRGLTGGHHYSTFLRCLVVGLTMMLGISYLTVRIKDIFDFNFLIALLFIALTFGLILVYKFAPSNHFYKKCNDYQKNKLRKYSLYAVSLWGLLMYFLITNSYSTELVLASIFGFLFQIGSIHPYSYLFVNKIEKMIERG from the coding sequence ATGACTAATTACGTTAGTACCAAGATAGCCGAAGCGTTAGGTGAATATGTTGAAAGAAAAACAGAAGTTGATTACATTCGTTATGGCATTGAAATTATGTTTAATGGTCTTATAAAACTACTGGTATTACTCGGTGCATCGTATTTACTTGGACTTTTCCACCCCATGCTTTGGATATTCTCTACTTTTGTAGTTTTCCGCGGTTTAACAGGGGGACATCATTATTCAACATTTCTTCGTTGCCTTGTTGTTGGACTAACTATGATGCTTGGTATCTCTTACCTGACAGTGAGAATTAAAGATATATTTGATTTTAATTTCCTTATAGCTTTATTATTTATTGCATTAACTTTTGGTTTAATTTTAGTTTATAAGTTTGCTCCCTCTAATCATTTTTATAAAAAGTGTAATGACTACCAGAAAAACAAGTTGCGAAAATATTCTTTATATGCAGTATCTTTATGGGGGTTATTAATGTATTTCTTAATTACTAACTCCTACTCAACAGAACTTGTTTTAGCTTCAATTTTTGGCTTTTTATTTCAAATAGGAAGTATACATCCTTATTCTTACCTATTTGTGAATAAAATTGAAAAAATGATTGAAAGGGGGTAA
- a CDS encoding sensor histidine kinase, whose product MIKIMNVLTLVFIVLSQIMLVFFFITSLVAFKDTSLYIIGIPIQLILVIALNILSLFILIKIFKQEERRKVNEAESTHVEEFQSLVTSVRSDRHDLNNHLTVISGLIKINSYDAANSYIQKMIGEIRINNKVLTLKNPILASILYSKMDKYHREEVPFHVKIEKENNIEILSSTDLIRLISNLLDNAYEATRELPSNEQEIHLEILDFNETFKIIAKNTAVQKKINEDYFINGYSTKSQDGNRGYGLAIIRKITEKYNGTLEIHTNDHLVCFEISFPKGL is encoded by the coding sequence ATGATAAAAATCATGAATGTTTTAACTTTGGTATTTATAGTATTATCACAAATTATGTTAGTTTTCTTTTTTATTACATCATTAGTAGCATTTAAAGATACTTCTCTTTATATCATCGGAATCCCTATTCAACTCATTCTAGTTATCGCATTAAACATACTATCTCTATTCATACTCATTAAGATTTTTAAACAAGAAGAAAGGCGAAAGGTGAATGAGGCAGAATCTACTCACGTGGAGGAATTTCAATCTTTAGTTACATCAGTTCGATCTGATCGTCATGATCTTAACAATCATTTAACGGTAATCTCGGGTTTAATAAAAATAAATAGCTATGATGCGGCTAATAGCTACATTCAAAAAATGATTGGCGAAATTCGAATTAATAATAAAGTATTAACCCTTAAAAATCCTATTCTTGCTTCTATACTATATTCAAAAATGGACAAGTATCATAGAGAAGAAGTTCCATTTCATGTAAAGATAGAAAAAGAGAACAACATTGAAATATTATCTTCTACCGACCTTATTCGTTTGATTAGTAACTTATTAGATAATGCCTATGAGGCTACTCGTGAACTACCTAGTAACGAACAAGAGATTCATCTAGAAATTTTAGATTTTAATGAAACATTTAAAATAATCGCCAAGAATACAGCTGTACAGAAGAAAATAAATGAAGACTATTTTATCAATGGTTATTCAACTAAATCACAGGACGGTAATAGAGGCTATGGATTAGCAATTATTCGAAAAATCACAGAGAAATATAACGGAACATTAGAAATCCACACTAACGATCATTTAGTATGTTTCGAAATTAGTTTTCCCAAGGGATTGTAA
- a CDS encoding sigma-70 family RNA polymerase sigma factor: protein MSIINSFFKGSKASTFEELIKQEQGKLYKVAYSYVKNEQDALDIVQEAIIKGYESFHKLKDSQLFMTWMTRIVINSAIDFIRKSKDVIVLETDWFDPGINQENKSVMELDVATVFDKMKPEQKTLLLLRFYYGYSISEIAEILEKPEGTIKSKLHRTLNQVKEKLGKGGETYGELSTRY from the coding sequence GTGTCTATCATCAACTCGTTTTTTAAAGGCTCAAAAGCATCCACATTTGAAGAGTTAATTAAACAAGAACAAGGAAAGCTTTATAAAGTTGCTTATTCATACGTGAAAAATGAACAAGATGCTCTTGATATTGTTCAGGAGGCAATCATCAAAGGCTATGAATCATTTCATAAATTGAAAGATTCTCAATTATTTATGACATGGATGACGCGGATCGTCATTAATTCAGCGATTGATTTTATCCGGAAATCAAAGGATGTGATTGTCCTTGAAACGGACTGGTTTGACCCCGGCATTAATCAGGAAAACAAATCTGTGATGGAGCTCGATGTAGCGACTGTCTTTGACAAAATGAAGCCAGAACAGAAGACCTTGTTGTTATTACGCTTTTATTACGGCTATTCAATCTCAGAAATTGCCGAGATACTTGAGAAGCCCGAGGGAACGATAAAGTCAAAATTACACAGGACACTCAATCAAGTGAAGGAAAAACTAGGTAAAGGGGGAGAAACCTATGGGGAACTTTCAACGAGATATTAA
- a CDS encoding DUF4179 domain-containing protein, whose amino-acid sequence MGNFQRDIKRMVEEVTVPTDKLDATVNAALKIAKNKEWSAASKRQNYLAGVASIFLLAIGSLLISMFLLGSATNQASESIFYKLGDAGLKRMVEEGRVTDLSLEVFDQEIKVTLEEGYLDNNQLAISYHIEMEQDLENVLFELFFDGSSVHHVSSRSGSSSMPQSDIFYFEPTKSFPDHPELKLQFHQINQVQGDWSFSFDLKKEMELYEVTNYAIKEDHNGQLFSVDNIIQTPSMMQLSTTTKLLVDEVSDGFRAQRISIVAVADNGDYVLADFSRSSNTEDGYGFNHFPNKLREMVKVQRGIASNSYKIVPYFVTYKGQEFRSDHSTGYIWDEIGAPFKKGAVLEMASPIKIVEIESDKEQTIVYYEMDATLPVFPVIIDRDTKVEYGAISYNRQGTKVAVTYPKVPGKNSIELFMYDATYQVFPDLEIEIELK is encoded by the coding sequence ATGGGGAACTTTCAACGAGATATTAAAAGGATGGTCGAGGAAGTAACTGTACCCACTGACAAGCTTGATGCTACTGTAAATGCTGCCTTAAAAATCGCGAAAAACAAGGAGTGGTCTGCCGCTTCAAAAAGACAAAACTATCTAGCAGGAGTTGCCTCAATTTTTCTGTTAGCAATAGGTTCATTATTAATTAGCATGTTTTTACTAGGATCTGCAACTAACCAAGCTAGTGAGTCTATTTTTTACAAACTAGGCGATGCTGGCCTGAAACGAATGGTCGAGGAAGGAAGGGTCACTGATCTATCATTAGAAGTCTTCGATCAGGAAATCAAGGTTACCCTTGAAGAAGGCTACCTTGATAATAATCAGCTAGCAATTTCCTATCACATTGAAATGGAACAGGATCTTGAGAATGTGTTGTTTGAGTTATTTTTTGATGGTAGTTCTGTCCATCATGTCAGTTCGAGGTCGGGCAGTAGTTCCATGCCTCAAAGTGATATCTTCTATTTTGAGCCAACCAAAAGCTTCCCTGATCATCCTGAACTGAAACTGCAATTTCATCAGATCAATCAGGTCCAAGGAGACTGGTCCTTCAGCTTTGATTTAAAGAAGGAAATGGAGCTCTATGAAGTTACTAACTATGCAATCAAGGAAGATCATAATGGACAATTATTTTCTGTCGATAATATTATTCAAACACCTTCGATGATGCAGCTATCAACAACAACGAAGCTGCTAGTAGATGAAGTGAGTGATGGCTTTCGTGCCCAGAGGATCTCTATTGTAGCGGTTGCTGATAATGGCGACTATGTTTTGGCTGATTTCAGTCGTAGTAGTAATACTGAAGATGGGTATGGTTTTAATCATTTCCCAAATAAATTACGTGAGATGGTTAAGGTTCAAAGAGGGATAGCTTCTAATTCATATAAAATTGTCCCTTACTTCGTGACGTACAAAGGTCAGGAATTCCGTTCTGATCATTCAACGGGCTACATTTGGGATGAAATAGGAGCCCCATTTAAAAAGGGAGCAGTACTAGAAATGGCTTCACCGATTAAAATCGTCGAGATCGAGTCGGACAAAGAACAAACAATTGTCTATTATGAAATGGACGCGACACTACCCGTCTTTCCGGTCATCATTGATCGAGATACTAAGGTGGAATATGGGGCTATCTCTTATAATCGTCAAGGGACAAAAGTAGCGGTAACGTACCCTAAGGTTCCAGGAAAAAATTCAATAGAGCTGTTTATGTATGATGCTACGTACCAAGTATTTCCAGACTTGGAAATTGAAATTGAACTAAAGTAA
- a CDS encoding DUF6954 family protein → MKYLKYLLFTVLYAGVTFFGIGPVLLADGSFQERMLTLGIVVLIYFVLTFFFLKWRRKIN, encoded by the coding sequence ATGAAGTATTTAAAATATCTATTGTTTACAGTCTTATATGCAGGTGTCACATTTTTTGGCATAGGTCCTGTCTTATTAGCAGATGGCTCTTTCCAAGAGCGAATGCTCACACTTGGCATAGTTGTACTGATCTATTTTGTTTTGACGTTCTTTTTTTTGAAATGGAGAAGAAAAATAAATTGA
- a CDS encoding LTA synthase family protein, with protein sequence MRKIWPASDLEMIENSILEYLDNEPFHAYYMTVSGHMQYTFDGNNMARKNQQMVDELPYSLEAKAYLATQVELDKALEYLLKKLEEAHLADKTLIAISSDHYPYGLEEKTIEELSGQVIENQFDLYKNDFIIYTKGMEATKIDKLGSSLDIIPTLSNLLGLEYDSRLLIGRDLFSNSEPIVPFLDRSFITNKGIYNGLTEEFVPSNGGQIDEEYINLMSSIINSKFYYSAKILDTDYYKIVFNKD encoded by the coding sequence GTGCGAAAGATATGGCCTGCATCTGACCTAGAGATGATAGAAAATAGCATCCTAGAATATCTAGACAATGAACCTTTTCATGCCTATTACATGACAGTTAGTGGTCATATGCAGTACACGTTTGATGGTAACAACATGGCACGAAAAAATCAGCAGATGGTTGATGAATTACCATACTCACTCGAGGCTAAAGCCTACTTAGCCACTCAGGTTGAGTTAGATAAGGCACTTGAGTATTTATTAAAAAAACTTGAAGAAGCTCACCTTGCAGATAAGACACTTATTGCCATTAGTTCTGACCATTATCCTTATGGGCTTGAGGAAAAAACAATTGAGGAGCTGTCTGGTCAAGTTATTGAAAATCAGTTTGACCTATATAAAAATGACTTTATTATCTACACAAAAGGAATGGAAGCTACGAAAATAGATAAATTGGGTTCTAGCCTAGATATTATCCCGACGCTCTCAAACTTACTAGGACTTGAATACGATTCGAGACTTTTGATCGGAAGAGACCTTTTTTCTAACTCTGAACCTATCGTTCCATTTCTTGATCGAAGTTTTATTACTAACAAAGGCATATATAATGGATTAACCGAGGAATTTGTCCCAAGTAACGGCGGCCAGATTGATGAGGAGTATATCAATCTGATGTCTTCGATTATAAACAGTAAATTTTACTACTCGGCCAAAATTCTTGATACTGACTATTACAAAATAGTATTTAATAAGGACTAA
- a CDS encoding diguanylate cyclase, protein MESEQKYKSLFEYNTSLTYTIDKAGRFINVNKGAAEITGYSMKELEGSRFLPLISEGYANYTMEQFNKALNGESVNYETQIVRKDGKLIFLNVNVNPIVINGQTVGVIGIAHDITQQKEAEENLLQSEKRYRSLIELSPEVIFVHSKSKIEYVNDKAISFIGVKEKEDIVGKTILDFIYHQDKSTVATSMSTLFTKSSESPEFYELQFIKKDGTVVVGNVGIKIIEYQGVPAILGIIHDITKQKELELNLRKANEMLMEISHLDGLTGIPNRRYYEATFARYWNEAIREEKAISLIMIDIDCFKLYNDRYGHQQGDECLKQVALTLKSTINRQSDFVARYGGEEFSVILSGTDEEGAILVAERLRKTIERLTIPHQASTVSTVVTISLGVATDIPIKETCYQDLINKADQALYLAKENGRNRVVEFKKKVTL, encoded by the coding sequence ATAGAAAGTGAACAGAAGTATAAATCTCTTTTTGAATATAATACTAGCTTAACTTACACAATAGACAAGGCGGGTCGCTTCATTAATGTTAATAAAGGAGCAGCAGAAATTACAGGATATTCAATGAAAGAATTAGAAGGTTCTAGATTTCTCCCGCTTATTAGCGAAGGCTATGCGAATTACACGATGGAGCAATTTAATAAAGCGTTAAACGGGGAATCGGTAAACTACGAAACCCAAATAGTCCGTAAAGATGGTAAGTTGATCTTTTTAAATGTAAATGTTAATCCAATTGTAATAAATGGACAGACAGTTGGAGTCATTGGAATTGCCCACGACATTACTCAGCAAAAAGAAGCAGAAGAAAACTTACTCCAAAGTGAAAAGCGATATCGAAGTTTAATTGAATTATCACCAGAGGTGATTTTTGTTCATAGTAAATCGAAAATTGAGTACGTTAATGATAAAGCAATTAGCTTTATTGGGGTGAAGGAAAAAGAAGATATAGTTGGAAAAACAATCCTGGACTTTATTTATCATCAGGATAAAAGTACAGTGGCTACTAGCATGTCTACGCTTTTTACAAAGAGTTCAGAAAGTCCGGAGTTTTACGAACTGCAGTTCATTAAAAAGGATGGAACGGTAGTTGTTGGGAATGTTGGAATTAAAATCATTGAGTATCAAGGTGTTCCGGCGATCCTTGGTATTATCCACGATATTACAAAACAGAAAGAGTTAGAATTAAATTTAAGAAAAGCCAATGAAATGCTAATGGAGATATCACATCTTGATGGACTAACAGGAATCCCTAACCGTCGCTATTATGAGGCAACATTTGCTCGCTATTGGAATGAAGCCATCAGAGAAGAAAAGGCCATCTCCCTGATTATGATTGATATTGACTGTTTTAAGTTATATAACGATCGATATGGCCACCAACAGGGGGATGAGTGTTTAAAGCAAGTTGCATTGACTTTAAAGTCGACCATTAATCGTCAGAGTGATTTTGTTGCTAGGTATGGTGGGGAAGAATTCTCGGTCATATTGTCAGGGACTGATGAAGAAGGTGCAATATTGGTTGCGGAGAGACTAAGGAAAACAATCGAACGGCTTACAATTCCTCATCAAGCTTCGACGGTTAGTACCGTAGTAACTATTAGTTTAGGTGTTGCAACGGACATACCGATCAAGGAAACTTGTTACCAGGACCTCATCAACAAAGCTGATCAAGCACTTTACTTAGCAAAGGAAAATGGTAGGAATCGTGTTGTGGAATTTAAGAAAAAAGTAACGTTGTAA
- a CDS encoding hemolysin family protein, with product MDSIPYDSIFLLGALLILSGYFSASETAITSANKVRLRNYAESNNVRATRSLKMTENFDQSLSTILIGNNIVNIAMATIATKVATDMYGNNGSTLFITTLVITILVLIFGEILPKSLAKQFAEKYLLTISASLGIVMKIFYPITWLFVKLRVGVAKMIGSNNEEPTVTDEDVKAMVEIGEEEGTFLTQEKELLHNAIEFDDIVVKDILTPRPDVIAVAVDSTIEEIKDIFIQEKYSRMPVYEGTIDNIIGIISHRDFFEQYVNHQTFDLSVILRKPYFVISSVKISNLLRELQKSKVHLAIVLDEYGGTSGIISIEDIIEEIVGEIWDENDENEVFVETISENKIRLNGRTPIETFCEALNITDIETTSNTLGGWVSETIGYLPKKGETMVFGNLQIYIEDVRNRRIQKVIVEITEPKFKQENFQRLRGQCENKRRGKLGVTQSFPLFLLL from the coding sequence TTGGACAGTATACCCTATGACTCGATATTTCTATTAGGGGCATTATTAATATTATCAGGTTATTTTTCAGCATCGGAAACGGCGATTACTAGTGCTAATAAGGTGAGGTTGCGAAATTACGCCGAAAGCAATAACGTAAGAGCCACACGTTCGTTAAAGATGACAGAAAACTTTGATCAAAGCTTATCTACTATTCTAATTGGAAATAACATTGTAAACATTGCAATGGCGACGATTGCTACGAAGGTTGCTACAGACATGTATGGCAATAATGGTAGTACGCTATTTATTACAACGTTAGTCATAACGATCTTAGTTTTAATCTTTGGGGAAATTCTCCCTAAATCTTTAGCAAAACAATTTGCTGAAAAGTATTTACTGACTATATCTGCTTCTTTAGGTATCGTCATGAAAATCTTTTACCCTATTACTTGGCTTTTCGTTAAATTAAGAGTTGGTGTAGCAAAAATGATTGGATCAAATAACGAAGAACCAACCGTTACTGACGAAGACGTAAAAGCTATGGTTGAAATTGGTGAAGAGGAAGGGACATTTCTTACTCAAGAAAAAGAATTACTTCATAATGCAATTGAATTTGACGATATCGTTGTAAAAGACATTTTAACACCAAGACCTGATGTCATCGCTGTTGCTGTCGATTCGACGATAGAGGAAATAAAAGATATTTTTATCCAAGAGAAATATTCGAGAATGCCAGTTTATGAGGGCACTATTGATAATATCATTGGTATTATCTCTCACAGAGATTTTTTTGAACAGTATGTAAATCATCAAACATTTGACTTATCAGTCATTTTGCGGAAGCCGTATTTTGTTATTTCGTCTGTTAAAATATCAAATTTATTAAGAGAGTTACAGAAAAGTAAGGTTCATCTAGCTATTGTCCTTGATGAATACGGTGGAACCTCAGGAATTATTTCGATCGAGGACATTATCGAGGAGATTGTCGGTGAGATCTGGGATGAAAATGATGAGAACGAAGTGTTTGTTGAAACGATAAGCGAGAATAAAATTCGTTTAAATGGACGGACACCCATTGAAACATTTTGTGAAGCTCTAAATATTACTGACATTGAAACTACCTCTAATACGTTAGGTGGCTGGGTCTCAGAAACTATAGGATATCTTCCTAAAAAGGGTGAAACAATGGTCTTTGGAAACCTTCAAATTTACATTGAAGATGTTCGCAATCGCCGAATCCAAAAAGTGATCGTCGAAATCACCGAACCAAAGTTTAAACAAGAAAATTTTCAAAGGCTGCGTGGTCAGTGTGAAAATAAAAGAAGAGGGAAGCTGGGTGTTACTCAAAGCTTCCCTCTTTTTTTGCTCTTGTAA
- a CDS encoding MFS transporter: MWKNRNVWILLCGELIAGIGLWTGIIGNLEFLQQHVPSDFLKSLILFTGLLAGVAVGPLAGRMIDSYSKKKVMIYASFGRMLSVLFMFLAIEFGSVWWMICFMIAIQLSAAFYFPALQALIPIVVEEKDLLQMNGAHMNMTTISRIIGTALAGVMLVFVSLYSLYLASFVAYGFLLLTTFLLSVEEDKQLTSAEKKDKKAVSFKEVIPVLRGLPIAMTALILTIIPMLFLGGFNLMVIAISELQQDPTIKGLIYTVEGTFFMLGAFLVKRIADKVNPTILMFVITGVVALIHLSLYFADIKLLALTSFGLFGLAIGFFFPITATIFQTKVPKEFHGRFFSFRSMLDRVMFQVVLLATGLFLDTLGFRNMVLVFGTVSLVLVTFFAIKHYKAPLREVVEQEQKVNSV, translated from the coding sequence ATGTGGAAAAATAGAAACGTGTGGATATTATTATGTGGTGAATTGATTGCAGGTATTGGTTTATGGACTGGTATCATAGGAAATCTAGAGTTTTTACAGCAGCATGTCCCTTCTGATTTCCTAAAATCACTGATTTTATTTACGGGATTGTTAGCAGGGGTGGCTGTTGGTCCACTTGCCGGAAGAATGATAGATTCTTATAGTAAAAAGAAAGTGATGATTTACGCAAGTTTTGGTAGAATGCTAAGCGTTTTGTTTATGTTTTTAGCAATTGAGTTTGGTTCTGTTTGGTGGATGATTTGTTTTATGATTGCAATCCAATTGTCCGCTGCATTTTATTTCCCAGCATTACAAGCATTAATTCCGATAGTTGTGGAGGAAAAAGATCTATTACAAATGAACGGCGCTCATATGAATATGACAACCATCTCTAGAATTATTGGTACAGCATTAGCGGGAGTAATGCTTGTATTCGTAAGTTTATATTCTTTATATCTAGCATCATTTGTCGCTTATGGTTTCTTACTACTTACGACATTTTTATTATCTGTAGAAGAGGATAAGCAGCTTACCTCTGCTGAGAAGAAAGATAAGAAAGCAGTTAGCTTTAAAGAAGTGATTCCTGTATTAAGAGGTCTTCCGATTGCGATGACAGCATTAATATTGACTATCATCCCAATGCTATTCTTAGGTGGTTTTAACTTAATGGTTATAGCTATCAGTGAATTACAGCAAGATCCAACTATTAAAGGCTTGATTTACACTGTAGAAGGTACGTTCTTTATGCTTGGAGCATTCTTAGTGAAGCGAATAGCTGATAAAGTCAATCCAACCATATTAATGTTTGTCATAACTGGAGTGGTAGCGCTCATTCATCTTTCACTTTACTTTGCAGATATTAAATTACTAGCACTTACTTCATTTGGATTATTTGGTTTAGCTATAGGTTTTTTCTTTCCAATTACCGCTACCATATTTCAAACAAAGGTTCCAAAGGAATTTCATGGTCGTTTCTTCTCGTTTAGAAGTATGCTTGACCGAGTCATGTTTCAGGTTGTTTTATTAGCAACTGGTCTTTTTCTTGATACGTTAGGGTTCCGAAATATGGTTTTAGTATTTGGAACTGTTTCACTAGTACTTGTTACGTTTTTTGCGATCAAACATTATAAAGCTCCGCTTCGAGAAGTAGTTGAACAGGAGCAAAAAGTAAATTCCGTGTGA